The Pseudomonas sp. G2-4 genome window below encodes:
- the surA gene encoding peptidylprolyl isomerase SurA, producing the protein MKIKLSDCLRPLMLGALFLGTAANAAVQSIDRVVAIVDNDVVMQSQLDQRVHEVQQTIAKRGGGLPPPGVLGQQVLERLIVENLQLQIGERSGIRITDEELNQAVGTIAQRNNMSIDQFRAALARDGLSYEDARDQIRREMVISRVRQRRVAERIQVSEQEVKNFLASDLGKMQLSEELHLANILVPTPESANSEAIQTAYRQAMDIYQQLKQGADFAQMAIAKSGSDNALEGGDMGWRKPAQLPPPFDRELSTMAVGDITQPARTPGGFIILKVLEKRGGGSQVRDEVHVRHILIKPSEIRSEAETKRLAEKLYERIEAGEDFAELAKSFSEDPGSALNGGDLNWVDPNALVPEFRQVMADTPQGQLSKPFKSPYGWHVLEVLGRRATDSTTQAREQQAMTVLRNRKYDEELQTWLRQIRDEAYVEIKLPGADQAAQ; encoded by the coding sequence GTGAAGATCAAGCTTTCTGATTGTCTGCGCCCGCTGATGCTGGGCGCGCTGTTCCTGGGTACTGCGGCCAACGCCGCAGTACAGTCCATCGATAGAGTGGTGGCCATCGTCGACAACGACGTGGTCATGCAGAGCCAGCTGGATCAACGCGTCCATGAGGTGCAGCAAACCATCGCCAAGCGCGGCGGTGGCTTGCCGCCGCCGGGCGTGCTGGGCCAACAAGTGCTCGAGCGCCTGATCGTCGAAAACCTGCAGTTGCAGATCGGCGAACGCTCCGGCATTCGCATCACCGATGAAGAGCTGAACCAGGCCGTCGGCACCATTGCCCAGCGCAATAACATGAGCATCGACCAGTTCCGCGCCGCCCTGGCTCGCGACGGCCTTTCTTATGAGGACGCCCGCGATCAGATCCGCCGCGAGATGGTCATCAGCCGTGTGCGCCAGCGTCGTGTAGCCGAACGCATTCAGGTGTCCGAGCAGGAAGTGAAAAACTTCCTCGCCTCCGACCTGGGCAAGATGCAGCTTTCCGAAGAGCTGCACCTGGCGAACATTCTGGTCCCCACACCTGAAAGCGCCAACTCCGAAGCGATCCAGACGGCTTACCGCCAGGCGATGGACATCTACCAACAGCTCAAGCAAGGCGCCGACTTCGCTCAGATGGCCATCGCCAAGTCTGGCAGCGACAACGCCCTGGAAGGCGGCGACATGGGCTGGCGTAAACCCGCCCAACTGCCGCCGCCGTTCGACCGCGAACTGAGCACCATGGCGGTAGGTGACATCACCCAGCCAGCGCGTACGCCCGGCGGTTTCATCATCCTCAAAGTGCTGGAAAAGCGTGGTGGTGGCAGCCAGGTACGTGACGAAGTGCATGTTCGCCACATCCTGATCAAGCCAAGTGAAATCCGCAGCGAAGCTGAAACCAAGCGCCTGGCGGAGAAACTCTACGAGCGCATCGAAGCGGGCGAAGACTTCGCCGAACTGGCGAAGAGCTTCTCGGAAGACCCGGGTTCGGCGCTCAACGGCGGCGACCTGAATTGGGTTGATCCAAACGCTCTGGTACCCGAGTTCCGCCAGGTCATGGCCGACACGCCGCAAGGCCAGCTGTCCAAGCCGTTCAAGAGCCCTTATGGCTGGCACGTGCTGGAAGTCCTTGGCCGTCGCGCCACCGACAGCACCACCCAGGCTCGCGAACAACAGGCGATGACCGTACTGCGTAACCGCAAATACGACGAAGAGCTGCAAACCTGGCTGCGTCAGATTCGCGACGAAGCCTACGTTGAAATCAAACTCCCTGGTGCAGACCAGGCAGCACAGTGA